GTAACGTCCCCCAACCGGATCGATTACAGACGTGCTCACCCAGGTAGTACCTCCATTACTACTTCGTAGCACAAAAGGAATGCCAGCCGTCCAAACCTGGTCTCCTTCAATTTCAATATCGTCGGCTGTTATCCCTCCCCCTGAAAAAGAAACCTCCCACGTGGCACCACCATCTGTACTTTTCCTGATAGTGCCATTACTGGCAACAACAAAGCCTGTCATTCCATGGAATTTGACCGCTTTAAAAAAACTGCCTCCGAATTGTGAAACCTGATTCCAACTCACCCCTCCATCTGCCGATCGAAAGATCGTCCCGCTGTCACCCACCATAACAATGATCCGATCGGAGACGGCAGCAACATCTTGAAACGAGGGGACCGTACCACGAAGTGGTCCAGTAAAGGTACGGGTCAAGGGAGCTGTGTTTACAGTCCATGTAGCCCCCCTATCCGTTGTCTTATAAAATAACCCGCGACCACCGGAGGCGTAGCAGGTATCTAGACCAACACAATCAATCCCTCTAATCAAAGGGCGACCTGAAGGATGGGATGGGACATCAAATTCCACCCAAGTGGCTCCATAGTCACTCGACTTTAAAATGACACCAGGTTCTCCTGTAGGAAACGCTCCCCCAACGGCATAGATCTCCTGAGCTGTTCCACCAAAGGAGAGATCAAAAAGTTGATAAGCAGGATCATGATGCATCTTGACCCACGGCTCGGCGGCTTGGACCGAAAACGAAACGAAGAGGCAGAGCAAAAGAGAGCCTAAAAGAATCCTTAGTTGTTGGTTGATCATTTGTATCCCCCTCCCTAGGGTACACGCAATAATAATGCCAGCGGCTACCCCCAATGAATTATTAAAATACATGCGATATCATGTAGTTGATTAATCATTGGGCCAACTGTCTTTTATCAGATTGATAATATTCTCAAAATGAGAAGGTTGTTATTGAATACTCTGTTTCTTGGAGTAAGGACAAACCATGAGTCGTCTGAAGCGGAAAGGGGCACGGGTGATCATTGCGATTCCCGTTGCCTCTTCATACATTTATTGGCGGACGGTTGCCGGGTTTCTTGAACTTGAGAGACCGGCTCAGACCGAGATCATGTTTTTTCAGGGGGCGTTGGTTGATCGGGCCAGAAATTATCTTGTTCAACAGATGCTCGATCATCCGATGAGGGCGACTCACCTCTTCTTTTTGGATAGTGATATTGTCCTGCCTTCAGATGCCTTGATGAGATTGTTGGCTCACAAGAAGCCGATTATCAGTGGTCTTTATCGAAAGCGGCTTCCTCCCTTTGAACCGATGGCGTTCACAGAGGGGAGGGGGACTTTTGAACCGATTTCTTTGAAAAAGCCAACTAGGAGATTGTTATCCGTTGATTATGTCGGCGGTGGTTGTTTGTTGATTGAGAGAAATGTTTTTAAGAAGCTGAGGCCCCCCTGGTTTGTGAGTACACTGGGTGCAAAACGGCACCTACCGGAGGATTTCTATTTTTGCGAGAAGGCGAGAAGGGTGGGTCTCAAGGTGTTTGTGGATCCCTCTGTCACGCCTCTTCATTTGGAACCGATGGGGGTGACAACGGATTTGGATGGAACGCCTGAGGTGCAGTCGCTTATTTAAGCTCCTTCCTCTTCCATGAATAATAAATCACCGGATAGATCAGCAATTCCAGAACAAACGAGGTCACCAATCCACCGATCATCGGGGCGGCGATCCGCTTCATCATGTCGGCCCCGGTCCCCATTGACCACATGATCGGCAACAGCCCGATCATAGCAGCACAGACCGTCATCATCTTGGGGCGCACCCGCTTCACTGCCCCGTGGATGATTGCCTCGGTCAGGTCGTCGCAATTTCTCATACGGCCTGCCTCAGTCGCCTCCTTATAAGAGAGGTCAAGAAAGAGCAGCATGAAGACGCCGGTCTCAGCATCGAGTCCCATGAGGGCGATCATTCCAACCCAGACCGCGATCGACATATTGTAGCCCAGAAGAAACAGGAACCAGACCGCGCCGATGAGCGAGAACGGGACGGCGAGCAGTACAATCCCGGCTTTCACTGCCGACTTCATGTTCATATAGAGGAGAAAGAAAATGATGAAGATCGTCAACGGGAGGATCAGCTTGAGTCGCTCGCGGACCCGGATCATGTTCTCGTACTGTCCGCTCCATTGCAGGGTGTAACCTTCCGGGAGTTTCAATTGGGCGTGTACAAATTTTTTGGCCTCGGTGACGTAACTACCGATATCTCGTCCCGCCATGTCGACATAGACATAACCGGAGAGCATCCCATTCTCGTCCCGGATCATCGCAGGGCCTGTTGTCATCCGGATCTCCGCGACCGCTGAAACCGGAATTTGTGCGCCGGAGGGGGTCGCAACAAAGACCTTCCCCAGTTCCGTGATCTCATCCCGAAGTTCGCGGCTATACCGGACGTTTACCGTGTAACGCTCGCGTCCCTCTACCGTGGTGGAGATCTCTTCTCCGCCAAGTGCGGTGCTGATCACCTCCTCCGCCTCGGCGACGGTCAATCCATACCGTGCGAGCTCATCCCGCTTGAGATCAAAGTCAACAAAGTAACCGCCGGCGACCCGTTCGGCATAGACACTGCGTGTACCGGGTACCTCCTTCAGCACCGCTTCAAGGCGCGTGCCGATCTCCTCAATCTTCTTTAGGTCTGCACCGAAGATTTTTAGCCCGATCGGTGTCCGGATCCCGGTGGCGAGCATATCGATCCGGTTCTTGATCGGCATTGTCCAGGCGTTGGTCCAGCCGGGGAGCTGCAGGGCGCGATCCATCTCGTTGATCAGCTCTTCCCAGGTAATCGTTCGGCTCCCGATCGGCCAACGTTTCACCTTTCGCCACTCTTTTCTAGGTTTGAGCAGAACCGTTGTCTCAACCATGGAAAAGGGTGCAGGGTCGGTCGGTGTCGTTGCTCGACCGATCTTTCCAAACACGGTCTCGACCTCTGGAAAATTTTTTAAGACCCGGTCTTGAATCTGCAGGGTTCGCTCAGCCTCCGTGACTGAAATTCCGGGGAGTGTCGTTGGCATATAGAGGATCGCCCCTTCGTTGAGCGGTGGCATGAACTCCGAGCCGAGCATGAAGAAAACCGGGATCGTGGTGAGCATGAGAATCCCGGCGGCGAGGATCGTCTTTTTTCGATTCTTCAGCACAAAGCGGCAGGCCGGTTCGTAGATTGAAAAGAGGACGCGGCTGATCGGATGATTCTCCTCCGGGTAATATTTTCCGACCAGCGTGGCATTGGCGAACCTCTCCAGCCACTTGGGTCGGAGCGAAAAAGGATCCATCCGGGCAAACAGCATCCGAAGTGCCGGATCGAGCGTCACGGCCAGAAGCGCGGCGATCACCATTGCGAGGTTTTTGGAATAGGCGAGCGGTTTGAAGAGCCGCCCTTCCTGATCGACGAGTGTGAAGACCGGCAGGAAGGCGACAGCGATCACGAGGAGCGAGAAGAAGACCGACGGCCCGACCTCCTTTAATGCGCTTAGCCGAATTTCATGAAAATCCCCCTTGCGTCCGCTGGTGATCCACAACTGGAGCTTCTTATAGGCGTTTTCCACCTCGACAATTGCCCCATCCACCAACACGCCGATTGAAATGGCAATGCCGGCCAAAGACATAATGTTGGCGGTGAGCCCCATGAGGTAAAACGGAATAAAGGCGAACAACACCGAGATCGGGATTGTCAGGATCGGGACGATCGCGGACGGGATGTGCCAGAGAAACAGGAGGATCACGAGGCTTACAATGATCATTTCGTCGACAAGCGTCCGCCTGAGTGTTTCGATCGCCCGTCGGATCAGGTCGGCCCGATCATAGGTGGTGACCATTCTGACCCCTTCCGGCAGGGAGGGGCGGATCTCCTCGATCTTCTTTTGCACGCGGTCAATTACATTGAGGGCATTCTCGCCGTAACGCATTACGACGACGCCACCTACGACGTCTCCCTTTCCGTCAAGATCGGCAACCCCACGCCGGATATTGGGGCCGAGTGAAACGCTGCCAATATGGCGGATCTGGATCGGAACGCCTGACTTGGGGTCGTTTCCGACCGCGATTTTTTCCAGATCTTCGATCGTCTTGATGTAGCCACGCCCTCGGATCATGTATTCACGGCCGGAGAACTCGACGAGTCGTCCGCCGACCTCGTTGTTCCCGTTCCGGATCGCCTCGATTACCCGGTTGACCGGGAGGTTGTAGGCGATCAATGCCGCTGGATTCAGAGAGACCTGATACTGCTTGATATGGCCACCAAAGGTGGCGACCTCCGCGACACCGGGGACTGACTGGAGCTGATAGCGCAGGTTCCAATCCTGATAACTTCTTAATTCCTGCAAATTGTGTTTTCCGGATTCATCGATGAGGGCATACTCGAAGACCCAGCCGACACTTGTGGCATCAGGCCCGAGCTCGGTTTTGACCCCCTCGGGCAGGGAGGGAATAATTTTGGAAAGATACTCGAGCGTCCGGCTCCTTGCCCAGTAGAGATCGGTTCCATCTTCATAGATGACGTAGACGTAAGAAAATCCGAAGTCGGAGAAGCCGCGTATTGCCTTGACCTTTGGTGCCCCCAAGAGCGCCGAGATGATCGGATAAGTGACCTGATCCTCCATGATGTCGGGGCTCCGGTCCCATCGTGAATAGACGATCACCTGTGTGTCTGAGAGATCGGGAATCGCGTCGAGCGGGACCCGCTTGAGACACCAGAGGGCGATCCCGACGAGAAAGAGGACAATGGTCAGGACGACGAATTTGTTTCGGCCGCTGTAGTCAATAATTCGTTCAATCATGGTGGTGATCTCCTCCGCCTCCTTCGACCGCCGCCCGGAGTTGACTTTCCGAATCGATCAAAAAGGCGGCGCTTGTTGCAACAACCTCTCC
The Deltaproteobacteria bacterium genome window above contains:
- a CDS encoding efflux RND transporter permease subunit, with the translated sequence MIERIIDYSGRNKFVVLTIVLFLVGIALWCLKRVPLDAIPDLSDTQVIVYSRWDRSPDIMEDQVTYPIISALLGAPKVKAIRGFSDFGFSYVYVIYEDGTDLYWARSRTLEYLSKIIPSLPEGVKTELGPDATSVGWVFEYALIDESGKHNLQELRSYQDWNLRYQLQSVPGVAEVATFGGHIKQYQVSLNPAALIAYNLPVNRVIEAIRNGNNEVGGRLVEFSGREYMIRGRGYIKTIEDLEKIAVGNDPKSGVPIQIRHIGSVSLGPNIRRGVADLDGKGDVVGGVVVMRYGENALNVIDRVQKKIEEIRPSLPEGVRMVTTYDRADLIRRAIETLRRTLVDEMIIVSLVILLFLWHIPSAIVPILTIPISVLFAFIPFYLMGLTANIMSLAGIAISIGVLVDGAIVEVENAYKKLQLWITSGRKGDFHEIRLSALKEVGPSVFFSLLVIAVAFLPVFTLVDQEGRLFKPLAYSKNLAMVIAALLAVTLDPALRMLFARMDPFSLRPKWLERFANATLVGKYYPEENHPISRVLFSIYEPACRFVLKNRKKTILAAGILMLTTIPVFFMLGSEFMPPLNEGAILYMPTTLPGISVTEAERTLQIQDRVLKNFPEVETVFGKIGRATTPTDPAPFSMVETTVLLKPRKEWRKVKRWPIGSRTITWEELINEMDRALQLPGWTNAWTMPIKNRIDMLATGIRTPIGLKIFGADLKKIEEIGTRLEAVLKEVPGTRSVYAERVAGGYFVDFDLKRDELARYGLTVAEAEEVISTALGGEEISTTVEGRERYTVNVRYSRELRDEITELGKVFVATPSGAQIPVSAVAEIRMTTGPAMIRDENGMLSGYVYVDMAGRDIGSYVTEAKKFVHAQLKLPEGYTLQWSGQYENMIRVRERLKLILPLTIFIIFFLLYMNMKSAVKAGIVLLAVPFSLIGAVWFLFLLGYNMSIAVWVGMIALMGLDAETGVFMLLFLDLSYKEATEAGRMRNCDDLTEAIIHGAVKRVRPKMMTVCAAMIGLLPIMWSMGTGADMMKRIAAPMIGGLVTSFVLELLIYPVIYYSWKRKELK